In Phlebotomus papatasi isolate M1 chromosome 1, Ppap_2.1, whole genome shotgun sequence, the following proteins share a genomic window:
- the LOC129799586 gene encoding myophilin yields the protein MAPRNKEQEAEVLTWIGEVLGEKISGDYENVLRDGVVLCKLINKIVPGAVKKIQERGTNFQLMENIQRFQAAIKKYGVPEEEIFQTADLFERRNIPQVTLCLYSLGRITQLHPEYNGPRLGPKMAEKNERTFTEEQLRAHEGQLNLQMGYNKGASQSGHGGFGNTRHM from the exons ATGGCG CCACGCAACAAGGAACAAGAAGCTGAAGTTCTCACTTGGATTGGAGAAGTTCTTGGCGAGAAGATATCTGGAGACTATGAGAATGTCCTCCGCGATGGAGTTGTCCTATGCaaattgatcaataaaattgttcctGGAGCCGTAAAGAAAATCCAGGAGCGTGGAACCAATTTCCAATTGATGGAAAATATCCAGAG ATTCCAGGCTGCCATTAAGAAATATGGCGTACCTGAGGAAGAGATCTTCCAAACGGCTGATTTATTCGAACGTCGAAATATTCCCCAAGTTACCCTATGCCTCTACTCTCTAGGCCGAATT ACACAACTGCACCCTGAGTACAATGGCCCAAGATTAGGACCAAAGATGGCAGAGAAGAATGAACGTACCTTCACTGAGGAGCAACTTAGGGCTCACGAGGGCCAGCTGAACCTGCAGATGGGCTACAACAAAGGTGCCTCTCAGTCTGGTCATGGTGGTTTCGGCAATACCCGCCATATGTAG
- the LOC129799582 gene encoding muscle-specific protein 20-like yields MPGRPLWQVAGKREPSQEAEAQHWIETVLGERFPQGVLYEDVLRDGVILCRLMNRLSPGIIQRINTSGGDYKMMDNISQFQQACIKYGLADVDLFQTTDLWDRKNIALVTQTIFAVGRATYRHPEWKGPFLGPRPSEENRREFSDEQLRAGENIIGLQAGTNRGATQSGQSFGATRKILLGK; encoded by the exons GTTGCTGGCAAGCGAGAGCCCTCTCAGGAAGCTGAAGCCCAACATTGGATTGAGACAGTTTTGGGTGAACGTTTCCCCCAAGGAGTCCTCTATGAGGATGTCCTTCGCGATGGTGTTATTCTGTGCAGGCTCATGAACAGACTGTCGCCTGGAATTATCCAGCGGATTAATACGTCCGGCGGTGATTACAAAATGATGGACAATATCAGTCA ATTCCAGCAAGCATGCATCAAATACGGCTTAGCTGATGTGGATCTTTTCCAGACCACGGATTTGTGGGACCGCAAGAATATCGCTCTCGTCACCCAAACCATCTTTGCCGTTGGACGTGCA ACTTACAGACACCCAGAATGGAAGGGACCCTTCCTTGGTCCACGACCCTCGGAGGAGAATCGCAGAGAATTCTCCGACGAACAGCTGCGTGCTGGAGAGAACATCATTGGTCTTCAGGCTGGAACGAACAGGGGAGCCACACAGTCCGGACAGAGTTTCGGCGCCACCCGAAAGATTCTCCTTGGAAAGTGA